In Natronococcus occultus SP4, the following proteins share a genomic window:
- a CDS encoding LVIVD repeat-containing protein, translating to MFDSSRRDVLKYSGIAAAAAGVGTGTVSGGETSDDEDGKAKKVGEGVPGSIERLGHDFLENPPGIYTYGAVRDDGKYAVMGGYYGEGGSFLVDLSDLENPEQAHRVPSANTNRQNDVKFDPRDGLYYRTLEPNIDDAEMGFQVIDYGYDVGTVEDPEIVATVETPRTGVHKLEEHPDEPILYPIDKDGSEPGILIYDVSDPTAPEYLSEFGPDGYCHDLEVDPHRDLIHAAYIGGDFVGYVIFDVSDPYEPEELSRIDYAERPDYEEIGEPGFESCHQASFDPERDLAVVGDEIGTGMPGGKHVYDIGWDEGSPENPIHIGFTHSPNAREQGEDEPFFWTTHFHNVVPCAGGVTLLVDGGYHEGVWVADITDPTDPTPAESYPTHEDEDLIPQLGSGPVVDMLDPIHPPFVWSVEYNEARNFVFASDSLTGAYTFELSPEKFEFRTIVEEIKRTYEPRDEVGADGLELAYHYYEEHATVPNTGGKEMTEDALAEIEAIAEEEGVEVEEFEMAHH from the coding sequence ATGTTCGACAGTTCACGGCGGGATGTCCTGAAGTACAGCGGGATCGCAGCTGCGGCGGCTGGCGTGGGAACCGGCACGGTAAGCGGGGGCGAGACGTCGGACGATGAGGACGGGAAAGCAAAGAAAGTGGGCGAGGGAGTCCCCGGATCGATCGAGCGCCTCGGACACGACTTCCTCGAGAACCCGCCGGGGATCTACACGTACGGTGCGGTACGCGACGACGGGAAGTACGCCGTGATGGGGGGCTACTACGGCGAGGGTGGGAGCTTCCTCGTCGATCTCTCGGACCTGGAGAACCCCGAGCAGGCCCACCGGGTTCCCTCGGCGAACACGAACCGACAGAACGACGTGAAGTTCGATCCCCGCGACGGGCTCTACTATCGGACCCTCGAGCCCAACATCGACGACGCCGAGATGGGCTTTCAGGTGATCGACTACGGCTACGACGTCGGTACCGTCGAAGACCCCGAGATCGTCGCGACCGTCGAGACGCCCCGGACGGGCGTCCACAAGCTCGAGGAACACCCCGACGAGCCGATTCTCTACCCGATCGACAAGGACGGCTCGGAGCCGGGAATCCTGATCTACGACGTCAGCGACCCGACCGCTCCGGAGTATCTCTCGGAGTTCGGTCCCGACGGCTACTGTCACGATCTCGAGGTCGACCCCCACCGCGACCTGATCCACGCGGCGTACATCGGGGGCGATTTCGTCGGCTACGTCATCTTCGACGTCAGCGACCCATACGAGCCCGAGGAGCTCTCGCGGATCGACTACGCGGAGCGGCCCGACTACGAGGAGATCGGCGAGCCGGGCTTCGAGAGCTGCCACCAGGCGAGCTTCGATCCCGAGCGGGATCTGGCCGTCGTCGGCGACGAGATCGGGACCGGGATGCCCGGCGGGAAACACGTCTACGACATCGGCTGGGACGAGGGCTCTCCGGAAAATCCGATCCACATCGGCTTCACCCACTCGCCGAACGCCAGAGAGCAAGGCGAGGACGAGCCGTTCTTCTGGACGACACACTTCCACAACGTCGTCCCCTGTGCGGGCGGGGTCACGCTGCTTGTCGACGGCGGCTACCACGAGGGCGTCTGGGTCGCCGACATCACCGATCCGACCGACCCCACGCCGGCCGAAAGCTACCCGACTCACGAGGACGAGGACCTGATCCCCCAGCTCGGGAGCGGGCCCGTCGTCGACATGCTCGACCCGATCCACCCGCCGTTCGTCTGGTCAGTGGAGTACAACGAGGCCCGGAACTTCGTTTTCGCCAGCGACTCGCTGACGGGGGCGTACACCTTCGAGCTCTCCCCCGAGAAGTTCGAGTTCCGGACGATCGTCGAGGAGATCAAGCGGACCTACGAACCCCGCGACGAGGTCGGCGCCGACGGGCTCGAGCTGGCCTACCACTACTACGAGGAGCACGCGACGGTCCCCAACACCGGCGGAAAGGAGATGACTGAGGACGCCCTCGCCGAGATCGAGGCGATCGCGGAGGAAGAGGGCGTCGAGGTCGAGGAGTTCGAGATGGCCCACCACTGA
- a CDS encoding YciE/YciF ferroxidase family protein encodes MSIDTLEGLFVYKLRQQYYAERQLVETLDELATSATNGRLHRSFADHRDETRAQIERLEDVFATLGIDAETREAPILDAIDAQRRGFEAQIDDEDLLDLVYLTTGLMIERVEMSTYEGLSLLATELELGEEVHQPLEANYDEEQSAHGEIDTLAAASEMKSLWERLTPS; translated from the coding sequence ATGAGCATCGATACGCTCGAGGGACTGTTCGTCTACAAGCTCCGCCAGCAGTACTACGCAGAACGGCAGTTAGTCGAGACGCTCGACGAGCTGGCGACCAGCGCGACCAACGGGCGGCTGCACCGGAGCTTCGCTGACCACCGCGACGAGACCCGGGCCCAGATCGAGCGACTCGAGGACGTCTTTGCGACCCTCGGGATCGACGCCGAGACCCGGGAGGCGCCGATCCTCGACGCGATCGACGCCCAGCGGCGCGGTTTCGAAGCGCAGATCGACGACGAGGATCTGCTCGATCTGGTCTATCTCACGACCGGACTGATGATCGAACGAGTCGAGATGTCGACCTACGAGGGGTTGTCACTGCTGGCGACCGAGCTCGAACTCGGCGAGGAGGTTCACCAGCCCCTCGAGGCGAACTACGACGAGGAGCAGTCGGCCCACGGCGAGATCGACACGCTGGCGGCCGCCTCCGAGATGAAATCGCTCTGGGAGCGCCTGACTCCGTCCTGA
- a CDS encoding formyltransferase family protein, translating to MAGFGPKRIGVLADPYLNGWQVRALERLQADHDVTIPLIVTNEEKADGDPEAWNTRTRIGLADVRQFFELLDRERAWALVLAERNLAKLIGEERPLWRRHAVENVAPLAETDHVPCDPVRDGAWYEFPDEVVDRVARDCDALVLFGFGLIRGPILEAPEFGVLSFHPADIRSYRGMGPPAVFRDGQDRCGTTLQRLDESIDGGEIVAYDDVPIGDCPTLWDVFDRAATRQIALLSEGVANLQAPDFEPATVPEDELGEVYYRKRRRELSFSGGILLQNLVGRAERRLRHGRPGGSTTEPSAPVSGPGRPRSGD from the coding sequence ATGGCAGGCTTCGGACCGAAGCGGATCGGGGTGTTGGCCGATCCCTACCTCAACGGGTGGCAGGTGCGTGCGCTCGAACGGCTGCAGGCCGATCACGACGTAACGATCCCGCTGATCGTCACCAACGAAGAGAAAGCCGACGGCGATCCCGAGGCGTGGAACACACGAACCCGGATCGGGCTCGCGGACGTCCGGCAGTTCTTCGAACTGCTCGACCGGGAACGAGCATGGGCGCTCGTGCTCGCCGAGCGCAACCTCGCCAAGCTGATCGGCGAGGAGCGCCCGCTCTGGCGGCGCCACGCGGTCGAGAACGTCGCTCCCCTCGCCGAGACTGACCACGTTCCGTGCGATCCCGTGCGGGACGGCGCCTGGTACGAGTTCCCCGACGAGGTCGTCGACCGCGTCGCCCGGGACTGTGACGCGCTGGTACTCTTCGGCTTCGGGCTCATCCGAGGTCCGATCCTCGAGGCCCCGGAGTTCGGGGTGTTGAGCTTCCATCCCGCCGACATCCGTTCCTACCGTGGGATGGGGCCGCCGGCGGTGTTTCGCGATGGGCAGGATCGGTGTGGAACGACCCTCCAGCGACTCGACGAGTCGATCGACGGCGGCGAGATCGTCGCATACGACGACGTCCCCATCGGCGACTGCCCCACGCTGTGGGACGTCTTCGACCGCGCCGCGACCCGCCAGATCGCGCTGCTGAGCGAGGGGGTCGCCAACCTGCAAGCGCCCGACTTCGAGCCGGCGACGGTCCCCGAGGACGAGCTCGGCGAGGTGTACTACCGGAAGCGACGCCGCGAGCTCTCCTTTTCCGGCGGGATCCTGCTGCAGAACCTCGTCGGTCGCGCCGAACGGCGCCTGCGCCACGGCAGGCCCGGGGGGTCGACGACCGAACCGTCTGCGCCCGTCTCGGGTCCCGGTCGCCCGCGATCGGGGGATTAG
- a CDS encoding NAD(P)/FAD-dependent oxidoreductase: MTDVAIVGGGTAGLSAALFTAKNGLDTVVFDTDETWMHKAHLFNYPGIRSISGSEFMSVTRGQVEDRGADLHGDEEVTAVEETDGGFRIETDDDEYEADYVVLATGADRSIAEELGCEIADDDTVDVNLSMETSVEGCYATGAMVRAEEWQAVIAAGDGGAAALDILSTEKGEHYHDFDTPADVPSLRSE; encoded by the coding sequence ATGACAGACGTAGCCATCGTCGGCGGCGGGACGGCCGGACTGAGTGCGGCACTTTTCACCGCGAAGAACGGCCTGGATACGGTCGTCTTCGACACCGACGAGACCTGGATGCACAAGGCCCACCTGTTCAACTATCCGGGGATCCGCAGCATCAGCGGCAGCGAGTTCATGTCAGTTACCCGTGGTCAGGTCGAGGACCGAGGTGCCGACCTCCACGGCGACGAGGAGGTGACCGCCGTCGAGGAGACAGACGGCGGGTTCCGGATCGAGACCGACGACGACGAGTACGAGGCGGACTACGTCGTCCTCGCGACCGGCGCCGATCGATCGATCGCCGAGGAGCTGGGCTGTGAGATCGCCGACGATGATACTGTCGACGTGAACCTCAGCATGGAGACGAGCGTCGAGGGCTGCTACGCGACGGGTGCGATGGTCCGGGCCGAGGAGTGGCAGGCAGTCATCGCCGCCGGCGACGGCGGCGCGGCGGCACTGGACATCCTCAGCACCGAGAAGGGCGAACACTACCACGACTTCGACACGCCGGCCGACGTTCCGTCGCTCCGATCGGAGTAG
- a CDS encoding AMP-binding protein — protein sequence MSERADEGASSTDDVRSNPIRTRDDWEQYRERAREDPGSFHGSIAKREIHWYHDDEDAWLSYDGEWTGFDAETGARTSRDYPEGHEPWDVAFDDSEAPLYEWFAGGLTNACFNEVDRHVLAGHGDETAFHFEGDRWDQSKNDGRGGPVVSEDVSRRELLVRVAEAAQVLQNLGLERGDRIALNMPNIMEQLYYTEAAKRLGIVYTPVFGGFSDKTLSDRIARLGADVLITSDGGYRNAEIVPYKERYADPALEDYLPVETVLEIVDETLAELELDERHAETIRERVERAIEGEATVDRGQAMRGVGNALETFADRSGEELAEIRTEIARALVDSEDRLERVVVVEHTGQEIQTHDRDDWSADLIADAREDILAQARDAGFALESYDDLLALEDRELVRAIWASSRPVPVDAEYPLFVIFTSGSTGKPKGVVHVHGGYTAGIANTMKVSFDVVPGEDTIFVIADPGWITGQSYLISASLTTRTTSVLLEGAPVYPDAGRFSSVIERYGATVFKAGVTFLKGIMEDDESVADMREWETDSLRVATFCAEPVSPAVQEFGMEEICERYINSYWATEHGGIVWTHFFGNEDFELRADAHTYPLPWVFGNVWVEEEEHPDGTSEWREADPEERGEIIVEEPYPYLMRYVWGDLEGWDGADWAGEWTGNAERFEDVYWIEKDGEYAYLQGDVAKQYDDDSFSLHGRSDEVINVSGHRMGTEEIEGAILQDKRINPDSPVANAVVVGADHHEKGLTPVAFVQTKPDDRLTNEVEARLSGLVRDEKGVTAVPETFIEVEAFPETRSGKYMRRMLTAMLDREPIGDTSTLKNPGVVESIRPKCERWRRRQELAAEQELLEQYRNVTVQYNDVRGADERIATVTIDSPPVNALTERALDELNTVLEHLDRREDVGAVVLTGAGPSNFVAGADVEQFLEEVHEYEDAVAFPNTAHEAFRRIEELSVPVVAAVNGTALGGGNELQLAAHYSVAEQAAEFGQPELNLNLIPGYGGTQRLPRVLGERRGTDGVRDAVTLITNGRTVDAEDALEMGLVDELETERTARIRAAALAREHVTDAGDTLADARERRLENRSAWADPGEFPADVLEDPIVERNRRQCDHAGTGRAKAFERAVEAIRVGFEEGIDAGLEREATHFAEAVVDPEGGKAGIEAFLDRASEPLPTRERFSPSPEEEQALLEDGRLLPPGEPFYPGVDEIPDYQYAQLVRKDDETGEAAHGDPEEAELEEVVPVEEPGPNEVLVYVLASEVNFNDIWAITGVPVSQFENHDQDYHVTGSGGVALVVDAGEAVVREGRVSVGDLVTIYSGQSDLLSPRMGLDPMYADFSIQGYEGPNGSHQQFMLAQGPQVLPIPEEATIEQAGAYVLATGTVWRALFTTLDIEPETSMFVEGASTGTGWETTKLATRNDVDVTGLCSSEERAERIERLGADALDRTADPYDDIWGRIPREENAWDDWKEAGREFVEAYEANHDGERADYAVSHAGELSFPRSFQLLEEGGKLTFYGASTGYYLTFLGKPGASTPDAMFERADVRAGDGVLIYYGTDTGPDGVVDETGLRAIEDAREAGTRIAVVASTDEQAEFVESLGFGDAVEGTVSIEGLQRREDDFRWPETLPDLPDAQADPEAFRGVVQSITDEVFKPLGKAVGELLGTPKNPRGYPDVVFERADHDALYVSTMLAKPHTGRVVYSEDLEDRRYSMYAPQVWMRQREVLMPTAEILGTHLSNAYEVEQLNEAVDAGEIDLTDPEVVGWDELPEAHQAMWDNEHEASSYVAAHALPEDGLDSKEELFLAWADRER from the coding sequence ATGAGTGAACGCGCCGACGAGGGAGCGTCCAGCACCGACGACGTGCGATCGAACCCGATCCGAACCCGGGACGACTGGGAGCAGTACCGCGAGCGGGCCCGCGAGGACCCCGGTTCGTTCCACGGGTCGATCGCCAAGCGAGAGATCCACTGGTACCACGACGACGAGGACGCGTGGCTGTCCTACGACGGGGAGTGGACCGGGTTCGACGCCGAGACGGGCGCTCGAACGAGCCGCGACTACCCTGAGGGCCACGAGCCCTGGGACGTCGCCTTCGACGACTCCGAGGCGCCGCTGTACGAGTGGTTCGCGGGCGGGCTGACCAACGCCTGTTTCAACGAGGTGGATCGGCACGTCCTCGCGGGCCACGGCGACGAGACCGCGTTTCACTTCGAGGGCGACCGCTGGGATCAGTCGAAAAACGACGGCCGCGGGGGACCGGTCGTCTCCGAGGACGTCTCGCGCCGGGAGCTGCTGGTTCGGGTCGCCGAGGCCGCCCAGGTGCTGCAGAACCTCGGCCTCGAGCGGGGCGATCGCATCGCCCTGAACATGCCAAACATCATGGAGCAGCTCTACTACACCGAGGCCGCCAAGCGGCTTGGGATCGTCTACACGCCGGTGTTCGGCGGCTTTAGCGACAAGACCCTCTCCGATCGGATCGCCCGGCTCGGTGCCGACGTGCTGATCACCAGCGACGGCGGCTACCGCAACGCCGAGATCGTCCCCTACAAGGAGCGGTACGCCGACCCCGCGCTCGAGGACTACCTGCCCGTCGAGACCGTCCTCGAGATCGTCGACGAGACGCTCGCGGAGCTGGAGCTGGACGAGCGCCACGCCGAGACGATCCGCGAGCGGGTCGAGCGGGCGATCGAGGGCGAGGCCACCGTCGATCGGGGCCAGGCGATGCGGGGGGTCGGGAACGCCCTCGAGACGTTCGCCGACCGCTCGGGCGAGGAGCTCGCCGAGATCCGAACCGAGATCGCCCGGGCGCTGGTCGACTCGGAGGACCGGCTCGAACGGGTGGTCGTCGTCGAGCACACGGGCCAGGAGATCCAGACCCACGACCGCGACGACTGGTCGGCCGACCTGATCGCCGACGCCCGGGAGGATATCCTGGCTCAGGCCCGCGACGCGGGGTTCGCCCTCGAGAGCTACGACGACCTGCTCGCGCTCGAGGACCGGGAGCTGGTCCGGGCGATCTGGGCCAGCTCGCGTCCCGTCCCGGTCGACGCGGAGTATCCCCTCTTCGTCATCTTTACGAGCGGGTCGACGGGGAAGCCGAAGGGCGTCGTCCACGTCCACGGCGGCTACACCGCCGGCATCGCGAACACGATGAAGGTTTCCTTCGACGTCGTCCCCGGCGAGGACACGATCTTCGTCATCGCCGATCCGGGCTGGATCACGGGCCAGTCGTATCTCATCAGCGCCTCGCTGACGACCCGGACGACGAGCGTTTTACTCGAGGGTGCGCCCGTCTACCCCGACGCGGGCCGGTTCAGTTCGGTGATCGAGCGCTACGGCGCGACCGTCTTCAAGGCCGGCGTCACCTTCCTGAAGGGGATCATGGAGGACGACGAGAGCGTCGCGGACATGCGCGAGTGGGAGACCGACTCCCTGCGGGTCGCGACGTTCTGTGCCGAGCCCGTGAGCCCGGCCGTCCAGGAGTTCGGGATGGAGGAGATCTGCGAGCGCTACATCAACTCCTACTGGGCGACCGAGCACGGCGGGATCGTCTGGACCCACTTCTTCGGCAACGAGGACTTCGAACTCCGGGCGGACGCCCACACCTACCCGCTGCCGTGGGTGTTCGGCAACGTCTGGGTCGAGGAGGAGGAACACCCTGACGGCACCAGCGAGTGGCGCGAGGCCGACCCCGAGGAGCGCGGCGAGATCATCGTCGAGGAGCCCTACCCGTACCTGATGCGGTACGTCTGGGGCGACCTCGAGGGGTGGGACGGCGCCGACTGGGCGGGCGAGTGGACGGGCAACGCCGAACGTTTCGAGGACGTCTACTGGATCGAGAAGGATGGCGAGTACGCCTACCTCCAGGGCGACGTCGCCAAGCAGTACGACGACGACTCCTTCAGCCTCCACGGTCGCTCGGACGAGGTGATCAACGTCTCAGGTCACCGGATGGGCACCGAGGAGATCGAGGGCGCGATCTTACAGGACAAGCGGATCAACCCCGACTCGCCGGTGGCAAACGCCGTCGTCGTCGGCGCCGACCACCACGAGAAGGGACTGACGCCCGTGGCCTTCGTCCAGACAAAACCCGACGACCGACTCACCAACGAGGTCGAGGCCCGCCTCTCGGGGCTGGTCCGCGATGAGAAAGGCGTCACCGCGGTCCCGGAGACGTTCATCGAGGTCGAGGCGTTCCCCGAGACCCGTTCGGGGAAGTACATGCGCCGGATGCTGACCGCGATGCTCGACCGGGAGCCGATCGGCGACACGAGCACGCTGAAGAATCCCGGCGTCGTCGAGTCGATCCGCCCGAAGTGCGAGCGCTGGCGCCGCCGCCAGGAGCTGGCGGCCGAGCAGGAGCTCCTCGAGCAATACCGCAACGTCACGGTTCAGTACAACGACGTTCGCGGCGCGGACGAACGGATCGCGACGGTCACGATCGACAGCCCGCCCGTCAACGCGCTCACCGAACGCGCCCTCGACGAGCTCAACACCGTCCTCGAACACCTCGATCGCCGCGAGGACGTCGGCGCGGTCGTGCTCACGGGCGCGGGCCCGTCGAACTTCGTCGCCGGCGCGGACGTCGAGCAGTTCTTAGAGGAGGTCCACGAGTACGAGGACGCCGTCGCCTTCCCGAACACGGCCCACGAGGCGTTCCGACGGATCGAGGAGCTTTCGGTCCCCGTGGTTGCCGCGGTCAACGGCACGGCGCTCGGCGGCGGGAACGAGCTCCAGCTCGCGGCCCACTACTCCGTCGCCGAGCAGGCGGCCGAGTTCGGCCAGCCGGAGCTCAACCTCAACCTCATCCCGGGGTACGGCGGCACCCAGCGGCTCCCTCGCGTTCTCGGCGAACGTCGGGGGACCGACGGCGTCCGCGACGCCGTGACGCTGATCACGAACGGTCGAACCGTCGACGCCGAGGACGCCCTCGAGATGGGGCTGGTCGACGAGCTCGAGACCGAGCGGACGGCCCGCATCCGGGCCGCGGCGCTCGCCCGCGAACACGTCACCGACGCGGGCGACACCCTGGCGGACGCGCGCGAACGGCGCCTCGAGAACCGCTCGGCGTGGGCCGACCCCGGCGAGTTCCCCGCGGACGTCCTCGAGGACCCGATCGTCGAGCGCAACCGTCGCCAGTGCGACCACGCCGGCACGGGGCGGGCGAAGGCGTTCGAGCGGGCCGTCGAGGCCATCCGTGTCGGGTTCGAGGAGGGGATCGACGCGGGCCTCGAGCGCGAGGCGACACACTTCGCCGAGGCCGTCGTCGACCCTGAAGGCGGGAAAGCGGGGATCGAGGCGTTCCTCGACCGGGCCAGCGAGCCGTTGCCGACCCGCGAGCGGTTCTCGCCCTCGCCCGAGGAGGAGCAGGCGCTGCTCGAGGACGGCCGACTGCTCCCGCCCGGCGAGCCGTTCTACCCGGGCGTCGACGAGATCCCCGACTACCAGTACGCCCAGCTGGTCCGCAAGGACGACGAGACCGGCGAAGCCGCCCACGGCGACCCCGAGGAGGCGGAGCTCGAGGAGGTCGTCCCCGTCGAGGAGCCCGGCCCGAACGAGGTGCTGGTCTACGTCCTCGCAAGCGAGGTCAACTTCAACGACATCTGGGCGATCACGGGCGTTCCGGTCAGCCAGTTCGAGAACCACGACCAGGACTACCACGTCACCGGCAGCGGCGGGGTCGCGCTGGTGGTCGACGCCGGCGAGGCGGTCGTCCGCGAGGGACGGGTCTCGGTCGGCGATCTGGTGACGATCTACTCCGGCCAGAGCGACCTGCTCTCGCCGCGGATGGGGCTGGACCCGATGTACGCCGACTTCTCGATCCAGGGGTACGAGGGGCCGAACGGCAGCCACCAGCAGTTCATGCTCGCCCAGGGGCCCCAGGTGCTGCCGATCCCCGAGGAGGCGACGATCGAACAGGCCGGGGCCTACGTCCTCGCGACGGGCACCGTCTGGCGGGCGCTGTTTACGACGCTTGACATCGAGCCCGAGACGTCGATGTTCGTCGAGGGCGCCTCGACGGGCACGGGCTGGGAGACGACGAAGCTCGCGACGCGCAACGACGTCGACGTGACGGGGCTCTGCTCGAGCGAGGAACGCGCCGAACGGATCGAGCGCCTCGGCGCGGACGCCCTCGACCGCACCGCCGATCCCTACGACGACATCTGGGGGCGGATCCCCCGCGAGGAAAACGCGTGGGACGACTGGAAGGAGGCGGGACGAGAGTTCGTCGAGGCCTACGAGGCCAACCACGACGGCGAGCGGGCCGACTACGCCGTCAGCCACGCCGGGGAGCTCTCTTTCCCCCGGAGCTTCCAGCTGCTCGAGGAGGGCGGGAAGCTGACCTTCTACGGCGCCTCGACGGGTTACTACCTGACTTTCCTCGGCAAGCCCGGAGCCTCGACCCCCGACGCGATGTTCGAACGGGCCGACGTCCGGGCCGGCGACGGCGTCCTGATCTACTACGGGACCGACACCGGCCCCGACGGGGTCGTCGACGAGACCGGGCTCAGGGCAATCGAGGACGCCCGCGAGGCCGGCACCCGAATCGCGGTCGTCGCCTCCACCGACGAGCAGGCGGAGTTCGTCGAGTCGCTTGGCTTCGGCGACGCCGTCGAGGGTACCGTCAGCATCGAGGGCCTGCAACGGCGCGAGGACGACTTTCGCTGGCCCGAGACGCTGCCGGACCTCCCCGACGCCCAGGCCGATCCAGAGGCGTTCAGGGGGGTCGTCCAGTCGATCACCGACGAGGTGTTCAAGCCCCTCGGGAAGGCGGTCGGCGAACTCCTCGGCACGCCGAAGAACCCGCGGGGGTACCCCGACGTGGTCTTCGAACGGGCCGACCACGACGCCCTCTATGTGAGCACGATGCTGGCGAAACCCCACACCGGACGGGTCGTCTACAGCGAGGACCTCGAGGACCGACGATACTCGATGTACGCCCCGCAGGTGTGGATGCGCCAGCGCGAGGTGTTGATGCCGACTGCGGAGATCCTCGGCACCCATCTGAGCAACGCCTACGAGGTCGAACAGTTGAACGAGGCCGTCGACGCCGGCGAGATCGACCTCACCGATCCGGAAGTCGTCGGCTGGGACGAGCTCCCCGAGGCCCACCAGGCAATGTGGGACAACGAACACGAGGCGAGCAGCTACGTCGCAGCACACGCGCTGCCTGAGGACGGACTGGACTCCAAGGAGGAGCTGTTCCTCGCCTGGGCCGATAGAGAGCGCTGA
- a CDS encoding PadR family transcriptional regulator has translation MYDLTGFQRDLLYVIQGRDEPHGLAIQEELEEYYEKDIHHGRLYPNLDTLVDKGLVEKGQVDRRTNFYTVTRRGKRELEARREWEQQYVDELLSES, from the coding sequence ATGTATGATTTAACCGGCTTCCAGCGGGACCTGTTGTACGTCATCCAGGGACGAGACGAGCCACACGGGCTGGCGATCCAGGAGGAACTCGAGGAGTACTACGAGAAAGACATCCACCACGGGCGGCTGTATCCGAACCTCGATACGCTCGTCGACAAGGGGCTCGTCGAGAAGGGGCAGGTCGACCGACGGACGAACTTCTACACCGTCACGCGGCGTGGCAAACGCGAACTCGAGGCGCGCAGGGAGTGGGAACAGCAGTACGTCGACGAGCTGCTCTCGGAGTCGTAG
- a CDS encoding alpha/beta fold hydrolase: MDRPNATDYRMDPHEFSRQLADRAARTPSKLGQAPSRTLQLAAAKPGETPYEIVHEEPPVRLRRYEPERPATDATPVVIAYAFINDPSILDFAPKRSVVRTLLDRGLPVYVVDWGDPSPLDRSLGLDDYVRRFLANCVDAVRERHGADAVHLLGYSTSVPLAVAYAALFPDRVRTLALQGPPIDFHAGDDMELFRSLAAEQDHERIVATFDAVPTPLLELGLACRKPVEYTVTTPLRLWDQLDDAAFVEEQGRKLEWITGGPHVPGRLYREFVEGLLLENRLIENELELGGRRVDLASIEAPTLLVLGTEDAYVPRAASVPLLEAIESDDTDVLELPTGHVGLSVSAVAHERGWPQVADWFVERNA; the protein is encoded by the coding sequence GTGGATCGCCCGAATGCGACCGACTACCGGATGGACCCCCACGAGTTCTCGCGACAGCTCGCCGACCGCGCGGCGAGGACGCCGTCGAAGCTCGGCCAGGCACCGTCCCGAACGCTCCAGCTCGCCGCCGCCAAACCGGGCGAGACGCCCTACGAGATCGTCCACGAGGAACCGCCGGTTCGGCTCCGTCGGTACGAGCCCGAGCGTCCGGCGACCGACGCGACGCCGGTAGTGATCGCCTACGCGTTCATCAACGATCCCTCGATACTCGATTTCGCGCCGAAACGAAGCGTTGTCCGAACGCTCCTCGACCGAGGACTCCCCGTCTACGTCGTCGACTGGGGCGATCCGTCGCCGCTGGATCGTTCGCTCGGCCTCGACGACTACGTTCGGCGCTTTCTGGCCAACTGCGTCGACGCCGTTCGCGAGCGTCACGGGGCCGACGCGGTCCACCTGCTCGGCTACTCGACGTCGGTCCCGCTGGCGGTCGCCTACGCCGCGCTGTTTCCCGACCGCGTCCGAACGCTCGCGTTACAGGGGCCGCCGATCGACTTCCACGCCGGGGACGATATGGAGCTGTTTCGCTCCCTTGCCGCCGAACAGGACCACGAACGGATCGTAGCTACGTTCGACGCCGTTCCGACGCCGCTGCTGGAGCTCGGGCTCGCCTGTCGGAAACCCGTCGAGTACACCGTCACGACGCCGCTTCGGCTCTGGGATCAGCTCGACGACGCGGCGTTCGTCGAGGAACAGGGACGGAAACTCGAGTGGATCACGGGCGGGCCGCACGTGCCCGGGCGGCTCTACCGCGAGTTCGTCGAGGGCCTGCTCCTCGAGAACCGGCTGATCGAGAACGAGCTCGAGCTCGGCGGGCGCCGTGTCGATCTCGCGTCGATCGAGGCGCCGACGCTGCTCGTCCTCGGCACCGAGGACGCCTACGTCCCGCGAGCGGCGAGCGTCCCGCTGCTCGAGGCGATCGAGAGCGACGACACCGACGTCCTCGAGCTCCCGACGGGCCACGTTGGGCTGTCGGTCTCGGCGGTCGCCCACGAACGTGGCTGGCCGCAGGTCGCGGACTGGTTCGTGGAACGGAACGCCTGA